From the Pseudomonas baltica genome, one window contains:
- the ltnD gene encoding L-threonate dehydrogenase → MNNKNVGVIGLGAMGLGIARSLLRSGFNVHACDVRSTVTEQFAAEGGVACATPAAMAAQCEVIITVVVNAEQTETVLYGDNGAVAALRPGSLIIGCATVAPTFAVELGKRLGEQNLLYLDAPISGGAAKAAAGEMTMMTSGPADSYAKADAILSGMAGKVYRLGDVHGLGSKVKIINQLLAGVHIAASAEAMALGLREGVDADALYEVITHSAGNSWMFENRVPHILNADYTPLSAVDIFVKDLGLVLDTARTSKFPLPLSATAHQMFMQASSAGFGREDDSAVIKIFPGITLPTGKKDV, encoded by the coding sequence ATGAATAACAAAAACGTTGGTGTGATCGGTCTAGGCGCAATGGGCTTGGGCATCGCTCGCTCGCTGCTGCGCTCGGGTTTCAATGTGCATGCCTGTGACGTGCGCAGCACCGTGACCGAGCAATTTGCCGCCGAAGGCGGTGTCGCCTGCGCCACGCCTGCCGCCATGGCCGCGCAGTGCGAAGTGATCATCACCGTGGTAGTCAACGCCGAACAGACCGAAACCGTGCTCTATGGCGACAACGGTGCAGTCGCTGCCCTGCGCCCTGGCAGCCTGATCATCGGCTGCGCCACCGTCGCGCCGACCTTCGCCGTCGAACTGGGCAAACGCCTGGGTGAACAGAATCTGTTATATCTCGACGCGCCGATCTCCGGTGGCGCCGCCAAGGCCGCTGCAGGCGAGATGACCATGATGACCAGCGGCCCGGCCGATTCCTACGCCAAGGCCGATGCGATCCTCAGCGGCATGGCCGGCAAGGTCTACCGCCTGGGCGATGTCCACGGCCTCGGGTCGAAGGTCAAGATCATCAACCAGTTGCTGGCCGGCGTGCACATCGCTGCCAGTGCCGAGGCCATGGCCCTTGGCCTGCGTGAAGGGGTCGATGCCGACGCGCTGTACGAAGTCATCACCCACAGCGCCGGCAATTCGTGGATGTTCGAGAACCGCGTGCCGCACATCCTCAACGCCGATTACACGCCGCTGTCGGCTGTGGATATCTTCGTCAAGGACCTGGGCCTGGTGCTCGATACCGCCCGCACCAGCAAATTCCCGCTGCCGCTGTCGGCCACCGCGCACCAGATGTTCATGCAGGCCTCGAGTGCCGGATTCGGCCGCGAAGATGACTCCGCGGTGATCAAGATCTTCCCGGGCATCACCCTGCCCACCGGCAAAAAAGACGTTTGA
- a CDS encoding ketopantoate reductase family protein: MRILIIGAGATGGFFGSRLAQAGRDVTFLVRPKRAAQLAEHGLQVLSPSGDTRISPQWLTADRLDQPFDVIILAVKAYALDSALADMAPAVGPQTLVMPLLNGMRHIDVITERFGAGVLIGGVCKIIAEVDSEGRIIQRGAINHLAYGELDGQPSERTARLHELLSDAGFDTTLSTTIKQALWDKWVLLASLGSINALTRGTIGEVAIADGGQAFARRLIDEVVAIVSAVGATPDPAGLAQAREVLTQKDSRQTSSMYRDLCAGAPIEAQQIVGDLLRRGQEAGVDTPLLSAAYVNLQVYQQRLPG, translated from the coding sequence ATGCGCATTTTGATCATTGGCGCCGGTGCCACCGGTGGCTTCTTCGGTTCTCGTCTGGCCCAAGCCGGCCGTGACGTGACCTTCCTCGTTCGCCCCAAACGCGCAGCACAGCTAGCCGAGCACGGCCTGCAGGTGCTCAGCCCATCGGGCGATACCCGTATCTCCCCGCAGTGGTTGACGGCCGATCGGCTCGATCAGCCCTTTGATGTGATCATCCTCGCCGTCAAGGCTTATGCCCTCGACAGTGCGCTGGCCGACATGGCACCAGCGGTAGGTCCGCAGACACTGGTGATGCCGCTGCTAAACGGTATGCGTCATATCGACGTTATTACCGAGCGTTTCGGTGCCGGCGTTTTGATCGGCGGGGTATGCAAGATCATCGCCGAGGTCGATAGCGAGGGGCGAATCATCCAGCGGGGGGCCATCAATCATCTGGCTTATGGCGAACTGGACGGTCAGCCTTCCGAGCGCACGGCGCGCCTGCACGAATTGCTCAGTGACGCGGGTTTCGACACCACCTTGAGCACGACGATCAAACAGGCACTGTGGGACAAGTGGGTGTTGCTGGCGTCGCTGGGGAGCATCAATGCGCTGACACGCGGCACTATCGGTGAGGTCGCAATAGCGGACGGCGGGCAGGCGTTTGCCCGACGATTGATCGATGAAGTGGTGGCGATTGTCTCGGCGGTCGGTGCAACGCCGGATCCTGCGGGACTGGCACAGGCTCGTGAGGTGCTGACGCAGAAGGACTCCCGCCAAACATCGTCTATGTACCGGGATCTATGCGCCGGTGCGCCCATCGAGGCGCAGCAGATCGTAGGCGATCTACTGCGGCGCGGTCAGGAGGCGGGTGTCGATACGCCGCTGTTGTCAGCGGCGTATGTCAACCTGCAGGTCTATCAACAACGCCTGCCAGGCTGA
- a CDS encoding N-acetyltransferase, producing the protein MDAPDVLVLQASYSNPLHAKSLGFLLDQYARDVMGGGAGVSLDVQEHLAIELSKRPHAFSVLAFVAGEPVGMVNCFEGFSTFACRPLVNIHDVVVLEDFRGQGISQKMLTEVEKIARQRGCCKLTLEVLEGNTAAQAAYRKLGYAGYELDPAMGRAMFWQKAL; encoded by the coding sequence CAAGCGAGCTACAGCAACCCTCTGCATGCCAAGTCGCTCGGCTTTTTGCTCGATCAATATGCCCGTGATGTCATGGGCGGCGGGGCTGGCGTGTCACTCGACGTGCAGGAGCACCTGGCGATCGAATTGAGCAAGCGGCCGCATGCTTTCAGCGTGCTGGCGTTCGTGGCCGGTGAGCCGGTGGGCATGGTCAACTGTTTCGAGGGGTTTTCGACGTTCGCCTGCCGGCCGTTGGTCAACATTCACGATGTAGTGGTGCTGGAAGATTTTCGAGGCCAGGGCATTTCTCAGAAGATGCTCACCGAAGTCGAAAAAATCGCCCGCCAGCGAGGCTGCTGCAAGCTGACGCTGGAAGTTCTCGAAGGCAATACCGCAGCCCAGGCGGCGTATCGCAAGCTTGGCTACGCCGGGTATGAACTGGATCCGGCGATGGGCCGGGCGATGTTTTGGCAAAAAGCGTTGTAG
- a CDS encoding type 1 glutamine amidotransferase domain-containing protein gives MSNRLSGKKILIITSNTGIERDELVKPMEALRALGAAVTHGSSDGGTTQTFVQDTEKDRTYESQAALAGLHASEFDALVIPGGTVNADTLRLDENAQRLVNEFADAGKTVAAICHGPWLLVNAGVIAGKTLTSYPSIKTDLVNADAAGWVDEEVKQCPANGWTLITSRTPKDIPAFNEAIAAALEAA, from the coding sequence ATGAGCAACCGACTCAGCGGCAAGAAGATCCTCATCATCACCTCCAACACCGGTATCGAACGCGATGAACTGGTCAAGCCGATGGAGGCCCTGCGGGCGCTGGGCGCAGCGGTGACGCACGGCTCGAGTGATGGCGGCACCACCCAGACCTTCGTACAGGACACCGAAAAGGATCGCACCTACGAATCGCAAGCGGCCCTCGCCGGGCTGCACGCCTCGGAGTTCGATGCACTGGTGATTCCGGGCGGTACAGTCAACGCCGACACCCTGCGTCTGGACGAAAACGCCCAGCGCCTGGTCAATGAATTCGCCGATGCGGGCAAGACGGTAGCCGCGATTTGCCACGGGCCGTGGCTGCTGGTCAATGCAGGCGTGATCGCGGGCAAGACACTGACCTCCTACCCAAGCATCAAGACTGACCTGGTCAATGCCGACGCGGCAGGCTGGGTCGATGAAGAGGTCAAACAGTGCCCGGCCAACGGCTGGACACTGATCACCTCGCGCACCCCCAAGGATATCCCGGCATTCAACGAAGCCATCGCCGCCGCCCTCGAGGCTGCTTGA
- a CDS encoding DeoR/GlpR family DNA-binding transcription regulator produces MSAPEDTASNAAPNASTPIIPAQRREQILRQLRKQQVLSVHQIMEMFDCSHMTVRRDIALLEQEGRAYSVTGGVRIASQVHSEPSHQSKAVVEQAQKEAMAKLASSLLHADMTVYLDAGTSTLEIVPYITALTGMTVVTNDFGIVEALADVLHVDVIHTGGLLDHPNRSCVGGLAASTLRQIATDVAFMSTSSWDLQRGTTTPSPLKVEVKQVAMQAASQTVLVATSSKYGTFGMYKIAALAQFDVIITDAALAEAAADGIRKQGVELMLA; encoded by the coding sequence ATGTCAGCCCCAGAGGACACGGCAAGCAATGCCGCCCCCAACGCCAGCACGCCGATCATTCCCGCCCAGCGCCGCGAGCAGATCCTGCGCCAGTTGCGCAAGCAGCAGGTCCTCAGCGTGCACCAGATCATGGAAATGTTCGATTGCTCGCACATGACCGTGCGCCGCGATATCGCGCTGCTCGAGCAAGAGGGGCGGGCCTATTCGGTGACCGGCGGCGTGCGCATCGCCAGCCAGGTGCACAGCGAACCGAGTCACCAGTCCAAGGCAGTGGTCGAGCAGGCGCAGAAAGAGGCCATGGCCAAACTGGCGTCGTCGCTGCTGCATGCCGATATGACCGTCTACCTGGATGCCGGCACTTCCACGCTGGAGATCGTGCCCTACATCACGGCGCTTACCGGCATGACGGTGGTCACCAACGACTTCGGTATCGTCGAGGCCTTGGCTGATGTCCTGCATGTCGACGTGATCCACACCGGCGGCCTGCTCGATCACCCCAATCGTTCGTGCGTGGGCGGCCTGGCGGCCAGTACCTTGCGGCAGATCGCCACCGACGTGGCCTTTATGTCTACCAGTTCCTGGGACCTGCAGCGGGGGACCACCACGCCTTCGCCGCTCAAGGTCGAGGTCAAGCAGGTGGCCATGCAAGCGGCCTCGCAGACCGTGCTGGTGGCGACAAGCTCCAAATACGGCACCTTTGGCATGTACAAGATCGCGGCATTGGCGCAGTTCGATGTGATCATCACCGATGCGGCGCTGGCCGAGGCGGCGGCGGACGGGATTCGCAAGCAGGGCGTGGAGTTGATGCTGGCATAA